Below is a window of Clostridiales bacterium DNA.
TTTGACAGCAGGATCGGCTGCAAGCTCATTGATTTTACCGGCAAGCGCAAGCCAGATTTCCGCTGTGATGTCATCGGAGTTGACGTTGCAGATCTGAATTGCTTCGATCTGGGCCACTTTTTCCAGATCAGGCACAGCGAGCAGCAGTTCTTCAGCTGTCAATACACCGGGTATATATCCGGCTGTTTTTCCCTCTTCTCCGATACCGGCAATTGTTCCACCTGTGGCCAGGACCACAATTTTCCCTTTCCCTTCATGGCCGGCGGTTTCACCGGACGTTTCCGCAATGGCGGCGACAAAAGGCAAAAGCATAATGAAACAAAGCACAAGAACCATTGTTTTTTTCATTTTCTGTTCCCCCTCAGCAGTTGGCATCACAAGTTCCGATTGTTGACGGTCACCCAACTCAAAAGTTTGCAGTTGTACTGTTACCACAATAATTCTGCATCATACCAGTGGAATTCCTGCATGCAGGGATTCTTTTGGAGGTTTAAAAAAGGAGGTTCGTCCTCATGTGATCGCCGTTATCTGTCCTTTCTTCGCTTTTCGCTCGAAACGACAGACGGCTGTAACATGGGACTCTCCAAACCTTTTTCACTTCGTCTTCGACTCGCAAAAAAGGAGGTTCGTCCTCATGTTGAGTATTGATACCATTGCCCGGGTTGTGGTGAATGCGGCCCGGACTACCGCCGCCCCGTCTGTTTTTGATACCGGCCTTTTGCTGGTGAAGGACAGTAATTTTACCGCCGCGAGACGCCTGAAGGCTTACACTTCCGGAACGGACGCCGCGGCCGGACTTATTGCGGATGGATTTGCCGCAACCACGGAAGCCTATAAATCCGCGGTGAAATACTTTGCCGCATCCCCGGCGCCGGGAAAACTGCTTGTTTCGTGCTATCCGTCCTCGGAGACGCCGGCACAGGCTTTGGCCGCGGTCCTGAATGAGACCGCGGATTTTTATGGAGTCGCCCTGGGGGCCGCGGAGACGGATGAGCGGATCCTCGCGCTGGAAGCGGCGGTCTCTGCCGGAGAAAAGCCCTGCATGCTGTTCCTGCAGCTGTCCGGAACCCCGGCGCAGGCTGCGGCGGACAGCAGCCTGCTGCATACCCTGCATGACCGGTCCTCGAAGCGGACGGTTGCGACCTATGCCTCCGCGCTTTCCGACGCGGCGGCTGTGATGGGCACCGCCATGGGCCTGCAGCTGGCGAATCCGGGATCCGCATTTGCCCTGTGTTACAAGACGGTTTACGGAATGGTTCCCTCTGAACTGACGCAGACGCAGATTGACGCCATCCAGGAACTGGGCGGGAATGTGTATGTGACCCGGAACTATTCCTTCCATCTGCTGGAGAAGGGGAGTACGCCCTCCGGATACCGGTATGACGAGATCCTGTATATGGATATGATTGCCGCGGACCTGCAGTCCGCTGCGGTTTCCCTGCTGGCGCAGAACACCGGGAAGCTGCCGCAGACGGATGATTCCACCGCGATTTTCATCAACCGGTTCTCCGGGATCCTGGCGGGATATACCGCCCGGGGCGTGCTGGCGTCCGCTCAATGGAGGGGAGCCGCACTCGGCGGCATCCAGCCGGGGGATGTGCTGGAAAACGGCTTTGCCCTCTGGGCGGATTCCTATGACAACCAGCCGGACGCGGACCGGCAGGCGCATAAAGCCATGCCGATCCAGGCGGCGCTGACGCTGGCCGGGAGCCTGGAGTCTGTGGTAATCAACGTGAATGTGCAGGTGTGAGCATGAAAAGACCGCCGGTTCATTCGGACCGGCGGTATGCGTTTGGTGAACTTTGGGGCTGGGCTTTGAATGATTAACTTCCGAAATTTCTTATCAACAGGTATTCCGGCAAACTGGAATTTGCCGTTATTTGTTTCCTATGCCCAGATTGCCATCGCCAAAGTGCCGACAACGATCAGAATCAACCCGGCAAGCGCCTTTCTGCTCAACTTTTCTTTGAATACGAAATAGGAAAAAGCGACGGAAACGATAATGCTGAGCTTATCGATCGGTACGACAACGCTGACGACGCCGTTCTGTATGGAGTAATAGTAACAGAGCCAAGATGCGCCTGTGGCAATCCCGGACAGAGCTATGAATACAAGTTCTTTGGAATCAGTATTTTTCAGTTCAGCACCTTTGCCTTTAACGAAGACGATCAGCCAAGCCATAACAAGAACAACACCTGTACGAATCGCCGTCCCGAGATTTGATTCTACATCCGTTATGCCAATCTTTCCCAGAATAGAGGTCAGGGCAGCAAAAACAGCGGAACCGATTGCGTAGGGCAGCCACGTGCGCTTTGTGTCCTTTGCTTCAGTTTTCTTCTTTTCGATCATCAGAAACACGCCTGCCGCAAGAAGCGCAGTACCGATCAGCTTGACCGCCAGATGTTCTGTCTCACTGAAAAGGATGATTGCGAGAAGCACTGTCAGAACCGTGCTGGATTTATCGACGGGAACGACCTTGTTCACATCGCCGACGGACAGGGCTTTAAAATAGCAGATCCACGAGGCTCCTGTCGCAAGGCCGGACAGAATTAAGAAGAGGATAGATTTTGCCGATATTTCCGTGATCGTTCCGGCAGAGCCAACGATAAACACCATGATCCAGGCAAAAAGGAGTACAACGACCGTCCGCAGAGCAGTCGCCACGTCTGAATCAGTCTTTTTGATCCCGCATTTCGCAAGTATCGCCGTAAGTCCGGCAAAGAGCGCGGACAAAGCCGCCATGATCAGCCACATATCTTCCCCTTATTCATTGTCATATATTCTGGTAATTCTCGTCCATCAATTATCTCTAAGAGAAATCCCGAGATTTATCGATATCTCGACAAATTGCGATTTGTCGATGTCCACATAACTCAAAATATATCTTCTGAGATTCTTTTCCAGCGGGTATCCCCAATTCAGGGAATCGTCATAAAGCGCCTTTAGGGCAGTTCTTCACGCACTCCATGCATAAGATGCATTCTGTTCCATTTTCACGTTTCCTGGAATTATCAGTCACGTCTACATTCATCGGGCATACGCGTTTGCATTTACCGCATGCAATACACTTTTCCTTATCACATTTCACACGGAACAGGGAATAATAACTCATCGGCTTCAGGAATACTGTAATCGGACAGATATATTTGCAAAACGCACGGTTGTCCCGAAATACAAATGCGAGGATAATCCCTGTCGCATAATACAGGATATTGCCAATGATGAACGCCCAGAACATAATCCTCCCGATGTTCCCAACATGCGCAAGGAACAATGACGCAACAAAGATGAGTGCGGCGGCAAAGGTTATATATCTGATCCAGCCCAGCTGCTTTCGCGGATGCTTTGGTACTTTATAAGGCAGGAAATCCAGTACCATGGCTGTCCAGCAGGCGTATCCGCACCATCCGCGTCCGAAGATCAGCGGCCCGAATATCTTTGCCACGGCATAATGGATCGTTGCCGCCTCAAATACACCTGTGAAGAGATAGTACCAGAATCCCTCAATCTGCATGTTTTCATTGCAGATCAGTCCGAGATAAACAAGCATGTACAGACCGACAAGCAGCTGAACAATGCGCCGGGCATGCTTATATTTTTTGATAAACAGGAAGACACCCAGTGAAACGGATATGCCGATATAGCTGAAATTGAACAGATAGAACAGATTGCCCTTTGTCAGCCATAATGTGATTGCGACTGCTTCAAATACAGCCAGCATAACGACCGGCATTGCATATTTCTTCATCTCTGCATCCCCACAAATCCCGAATGTCCTGGCCGACAATTTCAAAAGATAGTAGTTCTACTATTCCCAATTATATTCTGCGTCATACTATTGATATTCCTGCATGCAGGAATTCTTTTCGACTCGCAAAAAAGGAGGTTCGGCCTCATGTATAACGTTTATTCTTTCCCGGATATCAAGGCGGTGATTTACCACGAGGATATCGGGCAGTGCAGCCTGCATGAATCCGGGCTGGGGAAGATCACGGTTTCCGCGGCCGGGGATCTTTCGTCCCACACCACCACCGCGGACGGCTATGTGATCGTGAACCGGCTGAAGAGCACCAACGGGACGATCACCCTGGAGGTGCCGCAGGGCTCCGTGGCGGACTGGTTCCTGCGGAAATGGGCGCGCTGGGCGCGTTCCCTGCAGAACCCTTCCCGCATCGCCCTGGGCGTGCTGACGATCCAGGATACCGTGGGCGGGAACACGATCTCCGCCACCGGCGTCTCCCTGCAGAAGGCGCCGGACCGCGTATTCGACCGCACCGCCGGGAACATCGCCTACACCTTCCTGGCGGCGACAATAAGTGAGTCGTAATGCGGTGAGCGTCTGCGACTGACGAGCAAAGCGAAGTCAGAGCAGGTAACGCCACCAATGCTACAGCCGTCCATTGTCACGAGTCGAAGACGAAGTGAGAATGGGTAACGGCGATCGCACGGAGGAAATGACATGAGAAATATCACAAAGAACATTCAGATCCCCATTGACGGAAACCCGACCGACTTCCGGCTGACGAAGCTCGACGCCTTCTCCGGCGCCGAGCTCCTGCGCATGCTGGCGAAAACCCCGGCGGGGAACGGGGGAGCGGAACAGGCGGTTTCCGCCGCCTTCGCCGCCCTGGACGCCGGGGACCTGCGGAGCCTGATGACCGCGTGCCTGAACCACACGGAGGTGCTGCTTCCGGCGGGATACCAGCGCGTGATGCAGGGAGAGAGCTGGGGCTGGCCGGACCTGGAGCATGACGCCATGACCTGCCTGAAGCTGGCGATGGAGGAGGTGGCCTGGACGCTGGAGGGTTTTTTCGGCGAAGGCGGCCGGAGCTCCCGGCCGCCGGCCCCGGATACACCCCCTTCCGCGCCCCGAACCTGAACGAATTCCTGTTCCTGCCGGTTTCCGCGGGACTGTGGCGTCAGCACGAAATGTGGGACGGGACCTACACCCTGGACGACCTGCTGGACGCCGCAGAGCTGATCCTCGTGCGGCGGGAAAACGAAAAGCGCGCCGCCGAAGCGGCGCGCCCGGAATAAGCACGCATCAGTCGTCCGCGAAGTGCTCGCGGGCATGGAAGGTTTTGCAGATGGTCTGGTAATCCCCGAAGACGGTGAGTTTGTCACCGGGTTCGAACACCGTGTCCGCGTGGGGCGCTTCCGGCTTCCCGCCGTTGCGCTCCACCAGCATCACGGAGATGCCGGTATCCGCGCGCAGCTTGGTTTCGGCCAGGGTGAGGCCGCGGTATTCATCCGGAATATGGCGGATGGTCACCTGGGCGATGGATTCGGAGCCGATGTAGTCCACCAGCATGACGGCGTTGAAGGTTTCCTGCCGGTCGAAGATCCGATCCGCGGTACGGCGGAGGAGATTGTCGCCCCAGGCATGGATCTTCGGCACGCGCATGAAGATGAAGATGACCGCGACGGCGGCCAGGGGGATCAGCAGGCTGAGGAATTCATACCCGACCTGGACCAGCTTCATGGACAGGAACACGTTGATGAACGCGGATACGATGGTGACATTGAACACGTAGCCGAAGAGCATCGTGATCCGGGCCAGGCGGCGGCGCCGGCGGGAGGAGAGGATCATCTCGCTCTCCCGGGTGGTGAAGCCGCAGCCCGTCAGCAGGGAAATCACCTGGAAGCGGGCCTTCTCCGCTGGAAGCCCGGTGAGGCGGAAGATGAAGGTGAATACTTCCGTAATCACCCAGTACAGCAGGATGATGAACGAGAACAGCAACAGCGCGAGGGTGATATCCATTTCTTCTGTGCTCCTTGCAGATGGCCGCCGGGCCCGGGCAGCAGCTGCCCGGGCCCGGATGGTTCATGGAATATAATCAGTCTTCAATTTCGCACCAGGCGTACGCTTCGATGGTGGTGATTTCGACGCCCTTTTCGTTGAGCATCTTCACAAAGCGGTCGTCCAGGTTCTGCTTCATGATGAGGGAGCTGCCGGAGGTGAGCTCATGGCGGTACAGGGAGGTTTCCTCCACCAGCCAGGGCGTGCCTTCCGCATCCTCAAGGCAGAAGATTACCTGGGGAGTAGCGGGGTTTTCGGTCTGATTGGTGACCGTGGTCTGCATCCAGGAAGTGGCGTAATCGCCTTCACCGAAGGTGAAATCGGAATCTGCGGCGGTGAGTGCGAAATCCTTCCGGTAGGGATTCGGGGAGACCTCCAGGGCCCGTTCGCAGGTGACTTCGATATTTTCGGGAATGTCCGCTTCCATGGAAACGAAGGTGGTTTCACCGGGCTCGAGGTAATAGGAACCGCGGTTGGAAAGGTAGGTGGCGCTTCCCACCAGGCTGCCTTCCGCATCCTTTACCTGCAGGCTGCCGCTGCGGATATACACGGGGTTCTGGTTCATGTTGATGACCTTGGCGAGCCATACGGCGCGGTAGCCGTTGTAGCTCTCGACGACGTAATGGTTTTCCGAGATGATATCCACGGTATTGCCGGCGGCGGCAGAGGCCTGCGCTTCAGCGGCGGCCTTTTCCGCCATGAGCCGCTGGTATTCCGCATAGAAGTTCTTCCCGACGGTTTCCACGTCTTCCTTGGTCATGCCTTCCGGCAGCTCGTATTCCTCCCCGCTGAAATAGGCGGAGATGATCTCGTTGGGTACCCGGCCTTCCTCCCGGATGACCGGGAACATCAGCTCAGGGCTGAAAAGCATGGTTCCGTCCCAGGCGAAGTCGAGCGCCTCCCCCTCGAGGGAGATGGTGACGGTTTCGCCTTCCGCGGACCATTCGCCGTCCACTTCGCCTGTGCCGATGAGGTTGGCATGCACGGTTCCGTCCTCATTGAGCTGGAAAGATCCCAGGTCGACTTCGGCCAGGACCACATGCCACAGGCCGCTGAAATCCTCGGCCAGGACGGGAACGACAGAGAGCAGCAGGCACAGGGCCAGCAGCAGCGCAAAAATCTTCTTCATGTTCAGTCTCCTTTCAAAACAATGAAAATCATCCAACAGATGTATCATACCATGTTTTGACAGGGAGGTCATCTTTTTTTCTGTATTAAAAAAGGAGGAAAAACATATGCCCCAGGAATTCCTGGCATCCTTTGCCGTGGACATCGACGAGGGCGGGGTCAACCGCCTGGAACGGATCCTGGAAAACAACCGGGAGCTGGCAGGAAAGCTCGCGGACGCCTTTGACGCAGCCAGGAATGCCATGGAAGGATTCATCCGCCCGATGGCGGAGGACCTGGAAGGGATCCTGCCCTTCCCGCAGCCGGAGGCGGCGGGGGAAACCCCCGGCATCGGCGGGACTTTCCCGGTGGGCCTGGACTTTGCGGAAGCCGGAAAGCAGCTGGAGACCTTCGTCACCGGCGCGAAAAAGCAGCTGCGCCTTTCCGCGGACGGATCGGGCATCGTTTCGGCGGTGTCCGCGGCCATCTCCCGGGCCCGGTCTATGCTGGCGGGGGCGGGGCTGACGCTGCCGGTGCGGGTGGAAACATATGGGGCGGGGATTCCCGCCGGCGCGGCGCCGGCGGCATATGCCCCGGCCGCAGCCCCGGAAACGCCCCCGGCCGGAACAATCCAAACAGGCGGGTCCCCGGCCGCCCCGGCGGAAAGCGCCGCGCTGTTTGCCGGCATCCCCGCGCTGCTTTCCGGCGCCGCGGACGCCGCGGCCCCGCGGGTGACGCAGAACACGACCACCCGCAACGTTTCCGCCCCGGTGAACATCCGGGTGGAAGCCACCTCCGCGGACCCGGAGGCCGTGGGCCGTTCCATCTACAACACCGCGGAGCAGCACCTGCTCCGCACCCTGCAGGAGGCGTAACATGGCCCGTTCCGGAGCATATATCATCATCAAGGGGCAGGGAACGAGCCTGCACTTTACCGGGGTGACGGAGATCTCCCACCAGATCCGCCTGAAGATTTTCGACAAGGCGGATATCACAGAGGCGGCCTCCTTTGTGAACGGCGCGAAGAACGAGCCGGACCGGGTGACCCTTTCCGTGATCGAGACGGACGCGGCGCACGAAGCGGCCGGCTGGTCCGCCCGGATGCTGGAAATCCTGTATACGGTGAAGCGGGACCGGATGCTGTGCGAGGTGGTCACCCCGCAGAAGGCATACAGCGATATGCTGCTTTCCGAAATCTCCGCGGTGCACAACGCCGAAATCCCGGACGGCTGGAGCGGGGAGCTGACCTTTACGGAATACATCCCGCTGGCAGTCCTGGGCGAAACGAAGGCGGACGACAATGCCTCCACCCCGCGGAACACCGGCTCCGCCGCCCCGCCGGAAAAGCTGGAGGCCGCTGTGGTGATGAGCGCCGTCACCGTCGGCACCGCCGCATCCGCCGGGATCATCACCGGGTATGCCGCCCTGTCCGCCGGCAGCACGCTGGAGCGGAAACTGGCTTCCGCGGGCGTGCTGGAGGCCGGGAAGGTACTGTACGTGATCTGAAAAGGAGAAGCGAAAAATGACCAAGCAGCTTTCGTATTCCGTGCTGCCGCTGACGAATGACCCGTACCAGGTGTTTACCACTGACGTGGCACCGGATGGCACCCCGCTCCACGCGCGGATCGAAATCCGGTATCTGGCGGCGGCCGGACGGTGGGTGGTTTCCATCTTTGACCACGCCGCCGCCACTTTGCTGGCAAACCAGGTTCCCATGGTGGTCAGCAGCGGATTCCCGCTGGACCTGCTGTATCCCTTCCGCTACCTGCGGGGAGGAAAGGGCATCGGAAGCATGTTCCTGCTGCGCGGCGGGGACACCGGCGCCCGGGACCCTGGGCAGGATAACCTGACCGAGTATACGCTCCTGTATGGGTCGCTTTTAGGGTGACAATGCGGACGATCACAAAAGGCCGGCGCTCGTACAGAGCGCCGGCCGGGGAAATAGGGTCATTTATTTCCCCCATGTGCGGTAATACCACCCGTCACGGCCGTCTGTGCCGGACGTTCCTCCAGTGATGGTATTGAAACCGCCGTAGTAGGTGTCAAAGGGGCTTGCGCCGCCGGAAACCGGCAGCAGGAAGGGATCGGTGAGCAGGGCGTCGGTTTCCGGGCTCATCGCCTCGCCGAAGAAGAAGGCGCGCATGTACTCCGCGGTGCGCTGCCGCTGGGCGTCGTCCGTGCCGTGGGGATCGCCGTCCTGCACGGAACGGTAGTTGAACTTCACGAGGGAATCCGCGTCCAGGCCCAGGTTCCGGTAGACGGATTTGGCAATCTCCAGGCCCAGGGCGTCAGCCTCGGCGCCGTCATTGTAGTCATTGACGGTGTTGACCAGCAGGATGGCCCGGGGCGCAAGGGTGGCCACCAGGTCGCTCTGGTCATAGGGCAGGCGGGCGCCGTAGCCCCAGGCGCCGGGCAGCCGCTTATAGAAATTGCGCGGGGTGAGGAACTTGCGGAACACTTCGGTTTCGCGCACGCGGTTGTGCCGGATGCTGTTGCCCAGGGTTTCTGTGCCCCAGGATACCTGCTGCGCGGGGGCGGCGACGCCTTCCGCCGGGGCAAAGGGCGTGCCGGTCCAGTCGTACTCATGGCCGGTGTACACATACCGCCAGGGGGAAGGGCCGGAAGCGCCGGCCGCGCCGGGGATGCACAGGTCGATCCGCTCGTCGAATACGGCGGCCACGAAGGCGTACTTTCCGTTGATCGAGAATCCCGTGACGGCGAGGTTTTCCGGGTCCGCCGCGGCGGCGATTTCATCCGCGTATTCGATTCCGCAGCCCTCCAGCAGGGACAGGCTGTCGATGACCCGGCCGGCCGCCCAGGCGGCGGCCATCTCGCTGCTGACCTCCTTCAGGGCGCCTTCGCCGTTGCGCTCATAGGGATACAGCTCGTAGAACGCGCCAGAGCGCTGGCCCCAGGCGTATTCATTGGTGCGGACGTCGCCGCCGCTGCCGGCGGGCGTCTCGATGACCACGAACCCGGCGTCGCGGTAAACTGCGCTGTCACCGTCATAGGAAAGGAGCACGGGGTTCTTCTGCCCCTGCCGCCCCGCGGCGGCGAGCTGCTCTTCCGTGGGCAGGTAAACGGTGTACTCCAGGGACGCGGTTTTTCCATTGTCCGTCACCGCGATGGCCACCACGTCG
It encodes the following:
- a CDS encoding TrkA C-terminal domain-containing protein, with translation MDITLALLLFSFIILLYWVITEVFTFIFRLTGLPAEKARFQVISLLTGCGFTTRESEMILSSRRRRRLARITMLFGYVFNVTIVSAFINVFLSMKLVQVGYEFLSLLIPLAAVAVIFIFMRVPKIHAWGDNLLRRTADRIFDRQETFNAVMLVDYIGSESIAQVTIRHIPDEYRGLTLAETKLRADTGISVMLVERNGGKPEAPHADTVFEPGDKLTVFGDYQTICKTFHAREHFADD
- a CDS encoding DUF3383 family protein; translated protein: MLSIDTIARVVVNAARTTAAPSVFDTGLLLVKDSNFTAARRLKAYTSGTDAAAGLIADGFAATTEAYKSAVKYFAASPAPGKLLVSCYPSSETPAQALAAVLNETADFYGVALGAAETDERILALEAAVSAGEKPCMLFLQLSGTPAQAAADSSLLHTLHDRSSKRTVATYASALSDAAAVMGTAMGLQLANPGSAFALCYKTVYGMVPSELTQTQIDAIQELGGNVYVTRNYSFHLLEKGSTPSGYRYDEILYMDMIAADLQSAAVSLLAQNTGKLPQTDDSTAIFINRFSGILAGYTARGVLASAQWRGAALGGIQPGDVLENGFALWADSYDNQPDADRQAHKAMPIQAALTLAGSLESVVINVNVQV
- a CDS encoding EamA family transporter, with protein sequence MWLIMAALSALFAGLTAILAKCGIKKTDSDVATALRTVVVLLFAWIMVFIVGSAGTITEISAKSILFLILSGLATGASWICYFKALSVGDVNKVVPVDKSSTVLTVLLAIILFSETEHLAVKLIGTALLAAGVFLMIEKKKTEAKDTKRTWLPYAIGSAVFAALTSILGKIGITDVESNLGTAIRTGVVLVMAWLIVFVKGKGAELKNTDSKELVFIALSGIATGASWLCYYYSIQNGVVSVVVPIDKLSIIVSVAFSYFVFKEKLSRKALAGLILIVVGTLAMAIWA
- a CDS encoding DUF3277 family protein; the encoded protein is MYNVYSFPDIKAVIYHEDIGQCSLHESGLGKITVSAAGDLSSHTTTADGYVIVNRLKSTNGTITLEVPQGSVADWFLRKWARWARSLQNPSRIALGVLTIQDTVGGNTISATGVSLQKAPDRVFDRTAGNIAYTFLAATISES
- a CDS encoding 4Fe-4S binding protein; its protein translation is MKKYAMPVVMLAVFEAVAITLWLTKGNLFYLFNFSYIGISVSLGVFLFIKKYKHARRIVQLLVGLYMLVYLGLICNENMQIEGFWYYLFTGVFEAATIHYAVAKIFGPLIFGRGWCGYACWTAMVLDFLPYKVPKHPRKQLGWIRYITFAAALIFVASLFLAHVGNIGRIMFWAFIIGNILYYATGIILAFVFRDNRAFCKYICPITVFLKPMSYYSLFRVKCDKEKCIACGKCKRVCPMNVDVTDNSRKRENGTECILCMECVKNCPKGAL